In Pirellulales bacterium, a single window of DNA contains:
- a CDS encoding BON domain-containing protein, translated as MSPRYNRLVTAAYDQNHHPDQTVARRAEERLRGSTFVAIRRLTCDVHEGMLTVRGRVPNFYTKQVALSLLSSVPGVEEITDRVEVA; from the coding sequence ATGTCGCCCAGATACAACCGCCTTGTGACCGCCGCTTATGACCAAAACCACCATCCCGACCAGACCGTCGCTCGCCGCGCCGAGGAGCGCCTGCGCGGCAGCACCTTTGTCGCCATCCGGCGGCTGACGTGCGACGTACACGAGGGCATGCTCACCGTGCGCGGCCGAGTGCCGAATTTCTACACCAAACAGGTGGCTTTGAGCCTCTTGTCCAGCGTGCCGGGCGTGGAGGAGATCACCGACCGCGTGGAAGTGGCGTGA